The Terriglobus sp. TAA 43 sequence GAAACTTCGCGTCCGCTGCGACGATAGACCAGCACATGCTCGATGCCGGGCGTACGTTCTACAGCCTCGTCCGCAATGGACTTCAGAGGCACTTCCTGTCCGCGACGGAAGCCCGCATCCTGCGTGATGAGCACGCGGCATTCTGAGTCTGCCATGCGGTCCGCGAGTGCGTGAGCAGCGAATCCGCCAAAGACAACGTTGTGCACCGCGCCCAGTCGCGCGCAGGCGAGTACAGCCAAAACAATCTCTGGCGACACGCCCATGTAGATGGCGACACGATCGCCCTTCTTCACACCGAGGTTCTTCAGCACATTTGCAAAGCGCTGCACCTCAATGTGTAGTTCTGCATAGGTAAGCGAACGAACTTCACCCGGTTCGCCTTCCCAGATCAATGCCGTCTTGGAGGCGCGTGCACCCTGTGCATGACGATCCACTGCGTTGTAGCAAAGGTTCAGCGTGCCGCCAGTGAACCACTTCGCATGGGGAACATCCCATTCAAGCACGGTATGGAAGGGCTTAAACCAGTCGAGGAGCTGCGCCTGTTCAGCCCAGAAGCCATCACTGTCTTCAATGGAGCGACGATACAGCTCATCGTACTGCTCACGGGAACGGATGCTTGCCTGCGCCGCGAACTCGGCTGGTGGTGGAAAAATGCGGTCTTCGCGAAGGGACGACGTGAAGGAAGAGGGAACGCTGGTTGTCTCTGCAGCCATGCGCGACATTCTACGTTGCCGACAATACGACTGGCCATGCCAGCACCCGAATCGTCTCAAGTATTCGGTACTTGTTACGCTTTTTGCATGTACGGATTTGCTATCTCCACGTTGATCGGTGTTGCACTTGGATTCATGTTTGGCGTGGGATGCGCCCTGGCAGTGATGTATTCCATCTACATGGGCGGGTACCGCGAGGCTCTACGCGACATGGCCCTGGCGATCAAGCCCAAGCGCTGGCATGAAGAGCTGGCCAAAGTGAAGAAGATGGAAGGGAAAAAGTAATCAGGCCTGTTTTAACGCCTTCACTTCCGCCGTCAAGGCGTCCAGCCTCTTCAGGATTTCCTGATGCCGCGCACTGGGAAAACTTTCTTCGCGCGTCTCCACGTAAAACGTGCCGCCAGGCTCCAGCGTGCATTCCTTCACATCCGCAAATCCACGCACGCTCTGCTTGTGCAGAACTTCCACCAGTTCTTCATGGGTGAGAATTTCATCGCGCATGGCAGCTTCATCCACCTTGCCATTGCGAATAAGGGTCCTGCTGCTTCCCTGCAGAGCCCTATTGAGCTTCGGCATCGCGAAGAGAACACGGTTCAAGGACCAGTTGGCGGCAAGCAATGCCATTGCACCGATCAGGCCACCAAGCAACGAATTGTCCTCGCCAATGATGGCGTTCTGGACTGTGTTCGACAGCGACAGCAGAACCACCAGATCAAATGGGTTCAATTGAGCCAGTTCACGTTTGCCGAATACGCGAAGCAGGAGGATCAACGTGAAGTAGACGATGATGGGGCGAAGGATTTTCTCCAGGATGGGCAGGGGCACGTGCAACATGTCATGCAACATGCCGCCAGCCTACATCCTTAGGGAGCTTCTAAACAGCGCGAAGCTTCTGATGCCAATCCCACGCCGTGGCAAGAATCGCATCGAGCTGATCGAATTTCGGTGCCCATCCGAGTTCACGCTGAATCTTTGCGGAACTGGCGACCAGCACCGCGGGATCGCCCGGGCGGCGCGCTTCCACAATGACCGGGATCTCACGGCCCGTGACACGGCGTGCGCTATCAATCACCTCGCGTACGGTGAATCCCTGACCATTGCCGATGTTGTAGATGGCGCTCTCCTGCGTTGCGAGCGACTCCATCGCCAATAAATGAGCTTCCGCCAGGTCGGCTACGTGAACGTAATCGCGGACGCAGGTGCCGTCCTTCGTGGGATAGTCCTCGCCGTAGATGCGAATGTTGTCGCGCAAGCCGAGTGCGGTGTCCAGAATTAACGGGATCAGATGGCTTTCTGGCTCGTGCGCCTCGCCGTAACCGGGAATGGCTCCGGCCACGTTGAAGTAACGCAGCGCAGCGTAACGAAGGCCCATACGTTCCGAGAACCAGCGCATCATGTATTCGCTGAGGAGCTTGCTTTCGCCATAGGCGTTCGTTGGCTTCAGATCGTCGGTCTCTTCAATGGGAGCGCGCTTGGGCTCGCCATAGCAGGCAGCAGTGGAGGAGAACACGAGGCGCTGTGTGCCGGTCTGCTGCATGCATTCCAGCAGGGTGAGTGTGCCCGCCGTGTTGTTGCGGAAGTAGACATCCGGGCGCTTCATGCTTTCGCCCGCTTCGATGAGAGCGGCAAAATGCAGTACGCCATCAAACTGGCCGTCCCGGAGGGTTTGGCTCAGCAGATTCGCATCGGCGATATCACCCTCCACAAAAGTTGCAGATGAGGGGAGCGCTTCCCTCTTGCTGTGGCAAAGATTGTCATAAACCGTCACGCTATGGCCACGGTCCAACAGGAGGCGGCTGACTGTGCCACCGATATAGCCGGCACCGCCGGTAACCAAATAATTCATGGGTTTATCGTCACTCGTCGATGGGAATACAACGTTGCCTACGATTCTTGCATAGGCATGTGTACGTTTTTCGTGTTTCCACCGTCTCATCCCCTGTTGGAGTTATGGAGGCGATTCCTGAAGTTGATTTTGCGTGAAAGTGAAACGGATTTCGATCAGGTTGCGGTCCGGCTCGCTTATCATAGCTGTTAAGTTCCGGCGCAATCCTGCCTTACACTCGATCAATCCTCCCGGATGAATTACGTGGAAGCGCCATTCGTAGAACAACGCGACCGTAATAGCGGCGCACACAAGAACCCGGTTCCAAGGCAGACCAAAGACTCTGGTCATCGCCTATCGAAACTGAATTTTTGAGGATTGCACCACATATGGCAAACCAAGTGCCTGATCACGAGCGGAACCGCGTGCCCGGGAGCCAGAATGCGTCTCCGGCAAACGATACGATTCCTTCGCAGCGGGATTTAGCCTTTAAGACTTTTGGCGTGATGGAAGACACAGAGAAGCGCAAGAACCGCTTCTTGGCTGCGTTTTTCATCAACACCACTCTGGCTGCGCTCCTCATCTGGATCAGCGTTCTGACGGCGAGGCGCGTCGTCGAGCAGCATATCGAGAAGACCATCACATTCAACAATGTGAAGCCACCAGAACCTCCGAAGCCGGTGCCACCTCCAAAGCTCCCCAAGCCGCCGGTGGTGAAGGTCGAGCCGCCGAAGATCCTGCCGAATGTTCCAAAGATTGAGGTCCCGGAGCCACCGAAGATCCAGCCGCAGCCTGTTCTGAAGGCGCAGCCGATCATCACGCCCGCGCCGCCGAAAGCGGTAACGCCTCCTCCCGCGCCGAAGCCGGTAGCTATCAGCATTGCGCAGGCAGCATCCGTTCCAAATCACGATGCTCACCCGTCCGCTGTTCGCCTGGGAAGCATGACCAATCCGATCAACAACACCAGTGGCCCTGCAGTGTCTCCGGTAAACCTGGGACACAGTGGCGCACCGGGAATGCCCGCAGGCAATACCGGCTATGGCCCGCCATCGGCCATTGCCATTGCCGGTTCCGGCTCGCCGAACGGTCAGATGGGTGGCCACGACCGGGCTGCACAGCCGATCAAGGGCATCAATACTGGCGTTCCAGGAGGCACCGGCCCTCTGACCGCGAAGCCCGTGGGTGCCATTGCGATTGCAAAGGGACCTACCCCTCCGGCAATCCCGCAAGCGCAGGTCAATACCGGTCCAGCCAAGAGTGCGCCGAAGGTTATCTATAAACCGAAGCCGGAATATACGGAAGAAGCCCGAAGCCTACGCCTTGAAGGCACCGTTTACATCAAAATTCACGTCTCAGCATCCGGATCTGTTTCCGTGATGGGCGTGCAAAGCGGTCTTGGCCATGGCCTGGATCAAGCTGCGGTGAGAGCGGTACAGGGCATGCGTTTCCAACCCGCAATGGCCAATGGTCAACCGACCGATTGGGACGGCGTGGTCAACATTAACTTCCAGCTCGCCGGTTGAGGGGAGATGGATCTTCTGCACAGAGCCGGAGATTCTGACCCAATTCCGCTTAGATTTTTGTACGCTGAAACAGTTCCCTACCCGGGACTTTCATAGGAGCCATCCAAACCATGAGGAACCTTCGCAGGTCTTGCATCGCGGGTGTTGCCGCCACACTTCTTACCGCATCAACGGTGCCGGCGCTGGCATTTCCAATCCTAGGCAAGAAGAAAAAGGATGATCTACCCGCACGCAAGCTCACCCCGACCCAGTCCGCTCTTCTGGACAAAGCCATTGCGCGCGAGCAGGAAGTCATCAAAGTCATTCAGGAGCGCGCACCACTCGTTGAGACTTATATCCAGAACATGAAGCCCGATCCGGCGCTTCTACAGGTTCCTGTCTCCGATCAGCACTTCCTGGGCCGTGTGGAGTTCAAGAAGGTTCTCAACGGAGAGACCTACGAGACCGTTGACAATCACAAGGCAAAGGGCAAGATGGGATTCTTCAAGAATTCCGTTTCCTTCATCACGGGCATCAACAAATCGTTCCACCTGCAGTTCAATGAAGTGGGCTTTGTCCAGATGATCCTGGTGGATGCCCACGGGTTCGACAAGACGAATTACAACTTCGGCTTTGTTCGCAATGACTTTCTCGGTTCGGTTCCAACGATGGTGTTCGACGTGGAACCCGCTAAGGGCAGCAGCCGCGGACGCTTCTTTGGCCGCATCTGGGTGGAACGCCGGAACGGAAACATCGTTCGCTTCAACGGCTCCTTTGCTGGCAGCGAGAAGGACTTCCGCGAGTTCTATCACTTCGATTCCTGGCGCACGAACGTACAGGAGAACCTGTGGCTGCCGACGTCGTTCTACGTAGAAGAGAGCGATCCCAAGAGCACCGAAAATACGGTGAAGTTCAAGGCTGTGAATCACGTGTGGGGGTACGCTCTGAAGGTTCCCACCAGCGATGCCGAGAACGTCGATGTGGAGGTTCAGGGCGCAACCGACGTCTCGAACGATGCACAGGATACATCGCCTCTTGGCGCGCAGCGCGCTTGGGTACAGCAGGCAGAGGATAACGTTGTAAACCGGCTCTTCCAGGCGGGCTTGCTGGATGCTCCCTCAGACTTCGACAAGATTCTGGAGCAGGTTGCCGGAAACATCTTGGCCTACAACAACATTCAGGTGGCGCGCCCCATTCGTGTGCGTACGTTGCTGACGGAACCACTGGAATCGTTGGCCATCGGCAACACGATCGTGCTTTCGAAGGGTCTGATTGATACCACGGCGATTCCTGGCAATAACAACGAACAGGTGAACAACCTGTACGCGATTATCGCCTTCCAGGTGGCGCACATCATCCAGGGACATCGCCTGGATACGAAGTACGCGTTCAACGATCGCCTCCTCTTCCCCGATACTTCGACCTTCGAGAAGATCCCGATGCATCACACGGATAAGGACAACGAAGAGGCAGCGAAGAAGGCTCTGGAATTGCTCCAGCCGAAGGAACTGAACGACGCTGGAAGTCAGTTCGGTCTCTATCTGGCAGAATTGCAGACTCGCTCGAAGGCCCTTACGGCGCTGAACGAGCCGATGGTTGGCGATTCGTTGGTAAAGGACGTGAAGACGAATACCTTCTGGCTTCAGCCGCTGATTGGCAAAGGTCCGAAGCTGGATCCAAACGACCTGAAGCAGAATGCGGCTATGCCACTGTCATCGTTCCTGCGCTTCGACCCTTGGACCGATCAAGTGGTACAGATGCACGCGTCCTATGAACCTCTGCTGTCGTCGCGCGACAAGATGCCGTTTGAAGTTACTCCGGTGTACCTGAAGCTTAGCTACTACAAGCCTGCAGCGGACGGAGCAGCTGCAGCAGCCGCGGGCGCCAATGCAACGACCGATGCCAACGGCAATGCCATCAGCGCACCACCGGCAGGAACAGGGACCACGGCAGTTCCCGCACAGGCTCAACCTTCTGCAGGAGCACCTCCTGCGGACACAACACTTACGCCGGCTCCAGCTGCTGGCACAACTGGAACGGCGAACCCGCCGGCACCACGACAGTAATGGGTTAAGCCGGACGGGTGCGTACCTACTCGTCCGGCTTAGAACGTTCCAAAGATGGTCGACCCAAGAAACTGTTTGTTCCTCTGTAAGCTCCCACGGTGTGTGCAAGGGCTGAAGTAAAAGCCCAGACGGAATTGAGCTACAGGCATAAAGGAGTCCTCTTGCCGCTACGAATCCAAAAAGCCAAATTTGCTGCGGTGCTTGCCACCGTATTCTTGTTTTCACAATTTTCGGCGCGTGCAAACGGTCAGGCCACTACCGCCACCGCTTATCGCAACTCCGATCTTCAAGTCGGCGGATATTTTTCAGTCGTGCACCCGGACTATGGGCGGCGTTTTCTAGGCTACGGCGCATATGCCGCTTACGACTTCAAGCCTCACTGGGGCGCGGAATTCAATTTCCGCCAGGCGAACTCCAGCGACAATGACCTCTCCGAGCGCACCTATGAACTCGGAGTACGCTACGTCATTACACGGAAACACCGTTTCAATCCTTATGCGCGTGCTTCGTATGGTCGAGGCGTATTCAACTTCCCTCCGGGCTACAACGGCTTTCCGTTCGGCGCTAACCTCGCCTTCAACCTGATGGCGTTCGGCGGTGGCGTGGATTACAACCTCACCCGCTCAATCAACATCCGCGGAGATTACGACTATCAACACTGGTTTAGTTTTCCGGATAACACCGGTTTTAACTACAACCGTTCCCTCTCTCCGCAGGCCCTCAGCGTTGGCGTGGCGTACCACTTCCACTAGATCGTGGTTCAAGCGACAACGTTAAAAAGCCCCGGATTGCTCCGGGGCTTTTTAACGTTGTGCGAGGCTTAGAAGTGGTATGCCACACCGAGCGTCGGCATGGAGATCACTTCGTAGCGGCCCGTGTTGTAGGCGTCCGACGGCAGCTTGAAGCTGGGCGTCTTCACTACGGCACCGCGATAGCCCAAGCGGATGTCGTAGCTGGGGCTGATCTCATACGCAACACCGGCTCCAAAGAAGCCGCCAAGGCTCAACTGACGCTTGGCGTCCAGCGACTGCGTGTCGAAATCGCGAATGGGCGAAAACACGTACGCGCCAATACCGACTTCCGCAAACGGATTGTAGTTACGGTAATTGCGGCTATACACGTAGCCAAACGAGACTTCCTGCTGACGCGTGTGGATCTGGTAGGTGTTAAAGCTGGTGTTCCGCAGCTGCGTCATGTACTGCGAGAAGGAGTAATTCGCTTCCAGCGCGCTACGCGGCGTGAGCATGAAACGGTAGCTTGCCAGCGCACCCAATGCCATATCTGCATTGACCTGAATACCGCGTCCGTTGACCTGGGGAGGAATATTCCCCAAAGCGCTGATGCTTACATCCTGCCGGCTCTCCTGAGCATGAGCCGCTAACGCGCCAGCGAGCAGGGCGCACATCCACATCGATTTCTTCATTCGTATGACCAACCTCAACGTCGTTCGGTGTGGCGCCCTTTGGGCGCGCGCAGAGGACGTACAGCTTCTGATTGTACCTGTTAGGACTGCGGCGCTGCCATTCGGTGAGCAGCGAATCTTGCAGAAATGAAACTTTCCTTCTACTCGGAAGCTTAATCTCCACGTTCTGGAAGGAAACAATAGGACCCTCCGGTGAGCTCCGCATACTCTCGGACGCCACGCAGAAACTCAATCGCGGCATGAGACAGGTTCGCCTCACGGCGATGAACCAGCCTCAGTTTACGTTCCATCTGTAGCTCTTTGACCCGAACGCGAGTGAGAGCCCCTGATTTCAGCTCGCGCTCCACCGTCAGCGCAGGAACCAGCGCCACTCCATTTCCTAGCTCCACGAAACGGCGAACCGCCTCCAGGCTAGGCAATTCCACATCAATGCGAAGATTCGTACGATGCCTGCGGAAAGCCTCAAACACCTTGTCGCGCTGCGGTGACGGCACGTTGTGCGCAACAAAGTGCTGGCCGCCGAGGTCGCGGATCGACACCTCCTCGGTTTTCGCCATCGGATGTCGAGGATTCACGACGAACGCAAGCTCATCCCGATAGACGACGATCGATTTCAGTGCCCGGTCTTCCGGCTTGAAGCTGAGCACTCCAATCTCCACCGAATGCAGAAGCACATCATCCGGGATGCGGCTGGCCAGACTACGCTGCACGCTGACCTTGACGCGCGGATGCACTCGCCGGAAACGATCCAACACAGGCAGCAGATAAAGGCAGGTGTATTCGTTCGCGGCGAGATTCAGGCTCCCGCGATGCAGGCTGCGGAGCTCACCCAGGGCGTGCTTTGCCTCCACACGCAGATTGAGCAACTTCTGGGCGTATTCGCGAAGCACTTCGCCCGCGTCCGTCAATGAGGCTTCACGCGCTGCCCTGTCAAAAAGCGCCTCGCCAAGTTCGCCCTCCAGCTTTGAGATGGCCTGGCTGATAGCAGGCTGCGTTCGGTGCAGGCGGACGGCAGCGCGAGAAAAACTGCGCTCTTCCGCTACTGCGAGAAAGGTTTCCAGGGCAAACAGGTCCACGGCGTATCTCCGAAGAAGCCGACACTCAATCCGGCCGCTCTCTCCACTATAAGCACTTCTGATGACGCTATCACTGCATATAAGGATTCCTTATCGCTATACTGTGTCTCAGAGGAAAACGATGAGCACTGCTTCCGATCGCGTGTATTTCTTCGACACAACGTTGCGTGACGGTGAACAATCACCGGGCTGCACCATGCACCATGCGGAGAAGCTCCGCTTTGCCCACCAGCTTGCATCGCTTGGCGTGGACATTATTGAAGCCGGGTTTCCAATCGCATCCGATGGCGATTTTGAGTCTGTCCGTGCGATTGCGAGCGAGGTCAAAGGACCGCGCATTGCCGCACTCGCCCGCTGCAAGACCATTGACATTGAACGCGCCGGAAAAGCCGTTGAGTCGGCCGCCTCAAATCGCATTCACACCTTCATCGCTTCCAGCGATCTGCACCTGGAAGCGAAGCTCCGCATCACGCGCCAGCAGGCGCTGGACCAGGCTGCGGAATGCGTTCGCCTGGCCAGGACCTACACCGACGACGTGGAGTTTTCCGCGGAAGATGCTACTCGCTCTGATCCAGATTTTCTGGTGCAGATTGTGCAGGCGGCGATTGACGCAGGAGCAACCACCATCAACCTGCCAGATACCGTGGGCTACTCCACGCCAGCGGAATACCGCGCCATGTTTGAAATGATCCGCAGCCGCATTCCCAATGCTGACAAGATCATCTTCTCGACGCACTGCCATGATGACCTTGGCCTTGCCGTAATCAATACAGTGGCAGGCCTGCAAGGCGGCGCGCGCCAAGTGGAAGTGGCAATGCATGGCATTGGCGAACGTGCCGGCAATGCATCTCTGGAAGAGGTTGCGGCCATTCTGAAGATTCGGAATGACGTATTCCCGTACACCAACAATCTGGTTCTGGACCAGATTGGACCAACGAGCCGCATGTTGGACGAGATCATCTCCTTCACGCCTTCGCCCAACAAGGCAATCGTAGGCAAGAATGCATTCGCGCATGCCAGCGGCATTCACCAGCACGGTGTGCTGGCCAACCCGCTAACGTACGAGATCATGTCCGCCGCGCACTTTGGTGTGGATGCCAACACGATTGTGCTGGGCAAGCACAGCGGTCGCCGCGCACTGGAACATCGCCTGAAGGAACTTGGATTCAACCTGACGAAGGAAGAACTGGACCAGGTATACACGCGCTTTACCGCGTTGGCTGATCGCAAGAAGGATATCTACGATCAGGACATTACGGCGCTTGTGCCGCAAACTACCACTGTTTAGTTCTTGTTCCTAACCGTTTCATCGCAACCATTTTGCAAGGAAAGTTTCGACCACGATGAATCTGAAGATTGCGCTCCTCGCCGGTGACGGCATCGGCCCGGAAGTTACCAACGAAGCAGTGAATGTACTGAACACCGTTGCAGCCGCGGGTGGAGACACCTTTACGTACACCTCGCTGCTGATTGGCGGCGCAGCGATTGACGCACACGGAACGCCGCTACCGGAAGAGACACTGAAAGAGACACTTGCCAGCGACGCTGCATTCCTTGGCGCCGTTGGTGACAACAAGTTCAATTCCCTTCCGCCCAGCGAGCGTCCGGAAGCTGGCCTCCTGAAGATTCGTGCGGAGCTTGGCGGCTTTGCAAATCTTCGCCCTGCGACGGCGTACAAGGCTCTTGCGGATAACTCGCCGCTGCGCCCTGAAATCACCGAGGGCGTGGATATTCTCTTTGTTCGGGAACTGTTGGGCGGTCTTTATTTTGGCCAGCCACGCGCATGGGACAAGACGACCGACCGCGCGCACAACACGATGGTCTACACACGCCATGAAGTAGAGCGCGTTGCCAGGATCGCATTCGATATCGCCGCGAAGCGCGATAAGAAGAAGGTCACCAGCGTTGACAAGGCGAACGTGCTGGAATGCTCGCAGTTGTGGCGCGCAGTTGTTACAGAAGTTGCGAAGGACTATCCCACCGTCACCCTCGAACACCAGTTGGTGGATTCGATGGCGATCCATCTGATGAATCGTCCGCGTGATTTTGATGTAGTGCTTACGGAGAATCTGTTCGGCGACATCCTCTCCGACGAGAGCGGCGTCATCACTGGATCGCTCGGCATGCTTCCCTCTGCCACGCTTGGCGGCAAGGTAAACCTGTACGAGCCCGTGCATGGCTCCGCACCGGATATTGCAGGACAGGGGAAGGCTAATCCGATTGGCGCGATCCTCACTGCTGCGCTTGTTCTTCGTCATTCCGCCGGCTTGAATGCCGAAGCAAAGATCATCGAGGACGCTGTGGTGAAGGTATTGGAGGCGGGATATCGCACGACCGACATTGCACGTGGCGACATTCCCGGACAGCAGACCGTCAGCACCTCAAAGATGGGTCAACTCGTCCTTGACCAGGTCACTGCCGAGTTGGGCGCTGCTGCGTCCTAAACATTTCTGTTGAGCAACACCGGGCTTTTGCCCCAGAGGTAAGCCACAATGTCCGCACCAAAGACACTGTTTGAAAAAGTCTGGCAGCAGCATCTGGTTGCAGAACCGGCAGGCGAACCTGCCATTCTGTACATCGATCTGCAGCTTGTGCACGAAGTGACCTCGCCGCAGGCTTTCGACGGTCTGCGCATGACAGGCCGCAAGCTGCGCCGTCCAGATCGTCATATTGCAACGGTGGACCATAACGTTCCTACCACCAGTGCAGCAGATCGCCTTGTGATTGCCGACCAGGTCAGCGCTGCGCAGGTGAATGCGCTGCGTAAGAACTGCGCTGAGTTTGGCATTGAGTTCTTCGATGTGCAGGATTCGTCGCAGGGCATTGTGCACATGATTGGACCGGAACTTGGCGCAACCAAGCCGGGCATGACGATTGTCTGCGGCGACTCGCACACATCGACGCATGGCGCTTTCGGTGCGCTCGCCTTTGGTATTGGCACCAGCGAAGTGGAACACGTGATGGCCACGCAGACGCTGCCCCAATCCAAGCCAAAGACCTTCCGCATTACGGTGGATGGCGAGCTTCCTTTCGGCATTACGGCAAAGGACATCATCCTGGACATCATTGGCCGCATTGGCACCGATGGTGCGACAGGATATGC is a genomic window containing:
- a CDS encoding DUF421 domain-containing protein: MLHVPLPILEKILRPIIVYFTLILLLRVFGKRELAQLNPFDLVVLLSLSNTVQNAIIGEDNSLLGGLIGAMALLAANWSLNRVLFAMPKLNRALQGSSRTLIRNGKVDEAAMRDEILTHEELVEVLHKQSVRGFADVKECTLEPGGTFYVETREESFPSARHQEILKRLDALTAEVKALKQA
- the galE gene encoding UDP-glucose 4-epimerase GalE; its protein translation is MNYLVTGGAGYIGGTVSRLLLDRGHSVTVYDNLCHSKREALPSSATFVEGDIADANLLSQTLRDGQFDGVLHFAALIEAGESMKRPDVYFRNNTAGTLTLLECMQQTGTQRLVFSSTAACYGEPKRAPIEETDDLKPTNAYGESKLLSEYMMRWFSERMGLRYAALRYFNVAGAIPGYGEAHEPESHLIPLILDTALGLRDNIRIYGEDYPTKDGTCVRDYVHVADLAEAHLLAMESLATQESAIYNIGNGQGFTVREVIDSARRVTGREIPVIVEARRPGDPAVLVASSAKIQRELGWAPKFDQLDAILATAWDWHQKLRAV
- a CDS encoding LysR substrate-binding domain-containing protein — encoded protein: MDLFALETFLAVAEERSFSRAAVRLHRTQPAISQAISKLEGELGEALFDRAAREASLTDAGEVLREYAQKLLNLRVEAKHALGELRSLHRGSLNLAANEYTCLYLLPVLDRFRRVHPRVKVSVQRSLASRIPDDVLLHSVEIGVLSFKPEDRALKSIVVYRDELAFVVNPRHPMAKTEEVSIRDLGGQHFVAHNVPSPQRDKVFEAFRRHRTNLRIDVELPSLEAVRRFVELGNGVALVPALTVERELKSGALTRVRVKELQMERKLRLVHRREANLSHAAIEFLRGVREYAELTGGSYCFLPERGD
- a CDS encoding outer membrane beta-barrel protein, which codes for MPLRIQKAKFAAVLATVFLFSQFSARANGQATTATAYRNSDLQVGGYFSVVHPDYGRRFLGYGAYAAYDFKPHWGAEFNFRQANSSDNDLSERTYELGVRYVITRKHRFNPYARASYGRGVFNFPPGYNGFPFGANLAFNLMAFGGGVDYNLTRSINIRGDYDYQHWFSFPDNTGFNYNRSLSPQALSVGVAYHFH
- a CDS encoding TonB family protein, coding for MANQVPDHERNRVPGSQNASPANDTIPSQRDLAFKTFGVMEDTEKRKNRFLAAFFINTTLAALLIWISVLTARRVVEQHIEKTITFNNVKPPEPPKPVPPPKLPKPPVVKVEPPKILPNVPKIEVPEPPKIQPQPVLKAQPIITPAPPKAVTPPPAPKPVAISIAQAASVPNHDAHPSAVRLGSMTNPINNTSGPAVSPVNLGHSGAPGMPAGNTGYGPPSAIAIAGSGSPNGQMGGHDRAAQPIKGINTGVPGGTGPLTAKPVGAIAIAKGPTPPAIPQAQVNTGPAKSAPKVIYKPKPEYTEEARSLRLEGTVYIKIHVSASGSVSVMGVQSGLGHGLDQAAVRAVQGMRFQPAMANGQPTDWDGVVNINFQLAG
- a CDS encoding 2-isopropylmalate synthase produces the protein MSTASDRVYFFDTTLRDGEQSPGCTMHHAEKLRFAHQLASLGVDIIEAGFPIASDGDFESVRAIASEVKGPRIAALARCKTIDIERAGKAVESAASNRIHTFIASSDLHLEAKLRITRQQALDQAAECVRLARTYTDDVEFSAEDATRSDPDFLVQIVQAAIDAGATTINLPDTVGYSTPAEYRAMFEMIRSRIPNADKIIFSTHCHDDLGLAVINTVAGLQGGARQVEVAMHGIGERAGNASLEEVAAILKIRNDVFPYTNNLVLDQIGPTSRMLDEIISFTPSPNKAIVGKNAFAHASGIHQHGVLANPLTYEIMSAAHFGVDANTIVLGKHSGRRALEHRLKELGFNLTKEELDQVYTRFTALADRKKDIYDQDITALVPQTTTV
- a CDS encoding outer membrane protein, which encodes MKKSMWMCALLAGALAAHAQESRQDVSISALGNIPPQVNGRGIQVNADMALGALASYRFMLTPRSALEANYSFSQYMTQLRNTSFNTYQIHTRQQEVSFGYVYSRNYRNYNPFAEVGIGAYVFSPIRDFDTQSLDAKRQLSLGGFFGAGVAYEISPSYDIRLGYRGAVVKTPSFKLPSDAYNTGRYEVISMPTLGVAYHF
- the leuB gene encoding 3-isopropylmalate dehydrogenase, whose translation is MNLKIALLAGDGIGPEVTNEAVNVLNTVAAAGGDTFTYTSLLIGGAAIDAHGTPLPEETLKETLASDAAFLGAVGDNKFNSLPPSERPEAGLLKIRAELGGFANLRPATAYKALADNSPLRPEITEGVDILFVRELLGGLYFGQPRAWDKTTDRAHNTMVYTRHEVERVARIAFDIAAKRDKKKVTSVDKANVLECSQLWRAVVTEVAKDYPTVTLEHQLVDSMAIHLMNRPRDFDVVLTENLFGDILSDESGVITGSLGMLPSATLGGKVNLYEPVHGSAPDIAGQGKANPIGAILTAALVLRHSAGLNAEAKIIEDAVVKVLEAGYRTTDIARGDIPGQQTVSTSKMGQLVLDQVTAELGAAAS